The Roseococcus microcysteis genome contains a region encoding:
- a CDS encoding glycosyltransferase family 4 protein, translating to MDIALIVPAPFDTISGGYLYDRRMVEGLRARGHAVRVVELAGAHPMADAAARDAAGAALSGLRAGEVALVDGLGLPAFAPHRDALAARGAVGLIHHPVSLEQGLDREALEPIERDLFAACAKLVVTSPMTATTLGTFGVDLERVSVVEPGTDPAPRSQGSGGPGCRILAVGSIIPRKGHDVLLRALERLTDLDWTLRIVGAAHDPVHLHSLEALVEELGLGARVEFLGGLDTASLEAEYATADLFALATHYEGYGMVVAEAQARGLPMALCTGGAVADLVAPGSAILAPPGDFNSLSRGMRRPIYDTALRAQMADAAWKAGQALPRWEDQAARLATILEAPHG from the coding sequence ATGGACATCGCGCTGATCGTCCCCGCCCCCTTCGACACCATCTCGGGCGGCTATCTCTATGACCGTCGCATGGTCGAGGGGCTGCGGGCGCGGGGCCATGCCGTGCGCGTGGTGGAGCTGGCCGGCGCGCACCCCATGGCCGATGCCGCCGCGCGGGACGCCGCCGGCGCGGCGCTTTCCGGGCTGCGCGCGGGCGAGGTCGCGCTGGTGGACGGGCTTGGCCTGCCCGCCTTCGCCCCGCACCGGGATGCGCTGGCGGCGCGCGGCGCGGTGGGGCTGATCCATCACCCGGTCAGCCTGGAACAGGGGCTGGACCGGGAGGCGCTGGAGCCTATCGAGCGCGACCTCTTCGCCGCCTGCGCGAAGCTGGTCGTCACCTCGCCCATGACGGCGACGACGCTCGGCACCTTTGGCGTGGACCTGGAGCGTGTGTCGGTGGTGGAGCCCGGCACGGACCCCGCGCCACGCAGCCAGGGCTCGGGCGGGCCGGGCTGCCGGATTTTGGCGGTCGGCTCCATCATCCCGCGCAAGGGGCATGACGTGCTGCTGCGCGCGCTGGAACGGCTGACGGATTTGGACTGGACGCTGCGCATCGTGGGCGCGGCCCATGACCCGGTTCACCTGCACAGCCTGGAGGCGCTGGTGGAGGAGCTGGGCCTCGGCGCGCGGGTGGAATTCCTGGGCGGGCTCGACACCGCCAGCCTGGAGGCGGAATACGCCACGGCCGACCTCTTCGCGCTCGCAACCCATTACGAGGGCTATGGCATGGTGGTGGCGGAAGCCCAGGCGCGCGGCCTTCCCATGGCGCTCTGCACCGGGGGGGCGGTGGCGGATCTGGTCGCCCCCGGCTCGGCCATCCTGGCGCCGCCGGGGGATTTCAACTCCCTCTCGCGGGGCATGCGCCGGCCCATCTATGACACGGCGCTGCGGGCGCAGATGGCGGATGCCGCCTGGAAGGCCGGGCAGGCCCTGCCGCGCTGGGAAGACCAGGCGGCCAGGCTCGCCACCATCCTGGAGGCCCCCCATGGCTGA
- a CDS encoding class I SAM-dependent methyltransferase: protein MAESFDGDWLSLREGFDAESRSMELAEALLEHLDEVARPRFLDLGAGTGSLTRWLGHVPQRPHAWVLADADADLMSRAFDSMMEAAHDWGWRATWPQKKALLLHSPHGAWRIEGILTDLARAPEGLPLDRVDAVTCSALCDLVSERWVEALAAALAEHRLPFYAALNVSGRERFMPPHPDDAWVARGFGRDQRRVKGFGGPALGVEAPAAIARAFAAQSYQVLTAPTDWRIPRQAGAMARELALGHAEAAMRHETREAGRIEAWAEARAAQAEAGRLSVRVPHKDVLCLPPA from the coding sequence ATGGCTGAGAGCTTTGACGGCGACTGGCTCTCCCTGCGCGAGGGCTTCGATGCCGAATCGCGCAGCATGGAACTGGCCGAAGCCCTGCTGGAGCACCTGGACGAGGTGGCCCGCCCGCGCTTCCTCGACCTCGGCGCCGGCACGGGCAGCCTGACGCGCTGGCTGGGCCATGTGCCCCAGCGCCCCCATGCCTGGGTGCTGGCGGACGCCGATGCGGACCTCATGTCCCGCGCCTTCGACAGCATGATGGAGGCCGCCCATGACTGGGGCTGGCGCGCCACCTGGCCGCAGAAGAAGGCGCTGCTGCTGCACTCGCCGCACGGCGCCTGGCGCATCGAGGGGATTCTCACGGACCTCGCCCGCGCGCCGGAGGGGCTGCCGCTGGACCGCGTGGACGCCGTGACCTGTTCCGCCCTGTGCGACCTGGTGTCGGAGCGCTGGGTGGAGGCGCTGGCCGCGGCCCTGGCCGAACACCGCCTGCCCTTCTACGCCGCGCTGAACGTCTCGGGACGGGAGCGTTTCATGCCCCCGCACCCGGATGATGCCTGGGTGGCGCGCGGCTTCGGCCGCGACCAGCGGCGGGTGAAGGGCTTCGGCGGGCCGGCGCTGGGGGTGGAGGCGCCGGCGGCCATCGCCCGCGCCTTCGCGGCCCAGAGCTATCAGGTGCTGACGGCGCCGACCGACTGGCGCATCCCGCGCCAGGCCGGCGCCATGGCGCGCGAATTGGCGCTGGGCCATGCCGAGGCCGCCATGCGCCACGAAACCCGCGAGGCCGGGCGCATCGAGGCCTGGGCGGAGGCCCGCGCCGCGCAGGCCGAGGCGGGGCGGCTTTCCGTGCGGGTGCCGCACAAGGATGTGCTGTGCCTCCCGCCCGCCTGA
- the flgA gene encoding flagellar basal body P-ring formation chaperone FlgA, whose product MSRRAFLAALLAAPALARAETPPALLRPHVLLEGDTLRVSDLFDQAGPRGATPLAAAPLPGRRMVLEAQNLWNIARAHGVPWRPLTGQERAVIERPGRPVPRAEIEALLRAELVRHGMDEEMEMDLPGLIPPMIPGAAFYEMALEGVVLEQPSLRFAATLLVLADGMPAQRMRLVGRAAPTTPVVVATRRLALNEIIAPEDARLIRLRAERVRPGQAQQLEQVVGQELRRPMAVEQSFALVDLGPPSIVQRNALVTLLLEAPGLQLAVQGRAMRAAARGEAVTVMNLTSRNVVEGIAIAPGRVRVAMGSVPVSTAAR is encoded by the coding sequence ATGTCGCGCCGGGCCTTTCTTGCCGCGCTGCTGGCCGCGCCCGCCTTGGCCCGCGCCGAGACGCCGCCCGCCCTGCTGCGCCCGCATGTGCTGCTGGAGGGGGATACGCTGCGCGTCTCCGACCTCTTCGACCAGGCCGGGCCGCGCGGCGCCACCCCGCTGGCCGCCGCCCCCCTGCCCGGAAGGCGCATGGTGCTGGAGGCGCAGAACCTCTGGAACATCGCCCGCGCCCATGGCGTTCCCTGGCGGCCCCTGACGGGGCAGGAGCGTGCCGTCATCGAACGCCCCGGCCGCCCCGTGCCCCGCGCGGAGATCGAGGCGCTGCTGCGCGCCGAACTGGTCCGGCACGGCATGGACGAGGAGATGGAGATGGACCTGCCCGGCCTGATCCCGCCCATGATCCCGGGTGCCGCCTTCTACGAGATGGCGCTGGAGGGGGTGGTGCTGGAACAGCCCTCCCTGCGCTTCGCCGCCACCCTGCTGGTGCTGGCGGACGGCATGCCCGCCCAGCGCATGCGCCTGGTGGGCCGCGCGGCCCCCACGACGCCCGTGGTGGTGGCCACCCGGCGCCTCGCCCTGAACGAGATCATCGCGCCCGAGGATGCGCGCCTGATCCGCCTGCGCGCCGAACGTGTGCGGCCGGGCCAGGCGCAGCAGCTCGAACAGGTGGTGGGGCAGGAGCTGCGCCGCCCCATGGCCGTGGAGCAGAGCTTCGCGCTGGTGGATCTGGGCCCGCCCTCCATCGTGCAGCGCAACGCCCTCGTCACCCTTCTGCTGGAGGCGCCGGGCCTGCAACTCGCTGTGCAGGGCCGCGCCATGCGCGCCGCGGCCCGTGGCGAGGCGGTGACGGTGATGAACCTGACAAGCCGCAACGTGGTGGAGGGCATCGCCATCGCCCCCGGCCGCGTGCGCGTCGCCATGGGCAGCGTGCCCGTTTCCACTGCCGCCCGATGA
- a CDS encoding zinc-dependent alcohol dehydrogenase: MTQAFWHVAPGRAELRPAPCPEPGPDENLVRALASGISRGTERLVHFGRVPPEAATQMRGPMQEGDFPFPVKYGYCLVGEVEAGPHQGQRVFCLHPHQSRLVIPAGLCAPLPDALPTRRAVLGANMETALNAIWDAGPLPGERAMVIGAGVVGLLIAALLARIPGVQVTVVDRDPARAALAESLGARFAPPEDAPGEQELIFHATASEAGLCLALNRAAFEARIIEASWFGAATPALPLGADFHHKRLRLVSTQVGHVSPAMRGRRSHGQRMALALDLLAADARLDALLGPETPFDQLPARITALLDPPPGAAQPLCPLVIY, translated from the coding sequence ATGACGCAGGCGTTCTGGCATGTGGCGCCGGGCCGGGCCGAGCTGCGCCCCGCCCCCTGCCCCGAACCCGGGCCGGACGAAAACCTGGTGCGCGCCCTGGCCTCGGGGATTTCGCGCGGGACCGAGCGGCTGGTGCATTTCGGCCGCGTCCCGCCCGAGGCCGCCACCCAGATGCGCGGCCCCATGCAGGAGGGGGATTTCCCCTTCCCCGTGAAATACGGCTACTGCCTGGTGGGCGAGGTCGAGGCCGGGCCGCACCAGGGCCAGCGTGTGTTCTGCCTGCACCCGCATCAGTCGCGCTTGGTCATCCCCGCCGGCCTCTGCGCGCCCCTGCCGGACGCGCTGCCCACGCGCCGCGCCGTGCTGGGGGCGAATATGGAAACGGCGCTGAACGCCATCTGGGACGCGGGACCTTTGCCCGGCGAGCGCGCCATGGTGATCGGCGCCGGCGTGGTGGGGCTCTTGATCGCCGCGCTGCTGGCGCGCATCCCGGGCGTGCAGGTGACGGTGGTGGACCGCGACCCCGCACGCGCCGCCCTGGCCGAGAGCCTGGGCGCTCGCTTCGCCCCGCCCGAGGACGCGCCCGGTGAACAGGAACTGATCTTCCACGCGACGGCCAGCGAGGCGGGGCTGTGCCTCGCGCTGAACCGCGCGGCGTTCGAGGCCCGGATCATCGAGGCCTCCTGGTTCGGCGCCGCCACGCCGGCCCTGCCGCTGGGGGCGGATTTCCACCACAAGCGGCTGCGGCTGGTCTCCACCCAGGTCGGCCATGTCAGCCCCGCCATGCGCGGGCGGCGCAGCCATGGGCAGCGCATGGCGTTGGCGCTGGACCTGCTGGCGGCCGATGCGCGACTGGACGCGCTGCTCGGCCCCGAGACGCCCTTCGACCAACTTCCCGCGCGCATCACCGCCTTGCTTGACCCCCCACCGGGCGCGGCCCAGCCGCTCTGCCCCCTCGTCATCTACTGA
- the flgH gene encoding flagellar basal body L-ring protein FlgH, which produces MKRAAPALLALLLLAGCGQAERLSRVGRAPDFTPVSDPTADPRWRPVSMPMPAPQEAPAMANSLWRPGSRTFLRDQRAAQVGDLITILVSIQDQAQLQNRTQATRGGTQEMGMPALLGLENAVPRVLPNTVDPARLIGTNSTGTADGTGSVRRTEQITLRLAGVITQSLPNGNMVVMGRQEVRVNNEMRELTVQGIVRPQDIGSDNTVRHDRLAEARIAYGGRGSLSDIQQPRLGQQLLDILLPF; this is translated from the coding sequence ATGAAGCGCGCCGCCCCTGCCCTTCTCGCCCTCCTGCTGCTGGCCGGCTGCGGCCAGGCCGAGCGCCTCTCGCGCGTCGGCCGCGCGCCGGACTTCACGCCCGTCTCGGACCCCACGGCCGATCCACGCTGGCGGCCCGTCTCCATGCCCATGCCCGCGCCGCAGGAGGCGCCAGCCATGGCCAATTCCCTCTGGCGGCCGGGCAGCCGCACCTTCCTGCGCGACCAGCGCGCGGCGCAGGTGGGCGACCTGATCACTATCCTCGTCTCCATCCAGGACCAGGCGCAGCTGCAGAACCGCACCCAGGCGACGCGCGGCGGCACGCAGGAGATGGGCATGCCCGCGCTGCTCGGCCTGGAGAACGCGGTGCCGCGCGTGCTGCCCAACACGGTGGACCCCGCGCGGCTGATCGGCACCAACAGCACCGGCACGGCCGATGGCACGGGCAGCGTGCGCCGCACCGAGCAGATCACGCTGCGGCTGGCCGGCGTCATCACCCAATCCCTGCCCAACGGCAACATGGTGGTGATGGGCCGGCAGGAGGTGCGGGTGAACAACGAGATGCGCGAGCTGACCGTGCAGGGCATCGTCCGCCCGCAGGATATCGGCAGCGACAACACGGTGCGGCATGACCGGCTGGCGGAGGCGCGCATCGCCTATGGGGGGCGCGGTTCGCTCAGCGACATCCAGCAGCCGCGGCTGGGGCAGCAACTGCTCGACATCCTACTGCCCTTCTAG
- a CDS encoding 6-pyruvoyl trahydropterin synthase family protein gives MFSLTVVDHIMIAHSFRGAEFGPAQRLHGATFVVEAEFRAPKLDHLHLLIDIGLAKDELRKILSALDYRNLDEEQVFAGKNTTTEYLCLHIHGLLAAACRDGRMGPGGDGVTGIKVLLRESHIAWAAFEGPVER, from the coding sequence ATGTTCAGCCTGACCGTCGTGGACCACATCATGATCGCGCACAGCTTCCGCGGCGCGGAGTTCGGCCCCGCCCAGCGCCTGCATGGCGCGACCTTCGTGGTGGAGGCGGAGTTCCGCGCGCCCAAGCTCGACCACTTGCACCTGCTGATCGACATCGGCCTGGCGAAGGATGAGCTGCGGAAGATCCTCTCCGCGCTGGACTACCGCAACCTCGACGAGGAACAGGTCTTCGCGGGCAAGAACACCACGACGGAATATCTCTGCCTGCACATCCACGGGCTGCTGGCGGCCGCCTGCCGCGACGGGCGCATGGGGCCGGGCGGGGATGGGGTGACGGGCATCAAGGTGCTGCTGCGCGAGAGCCATATCGCCTGGGCCGCCTTCGAAGGGCCTGTGGAGCGCTGA
- a CDS encoding RibD family protein produces MDGPGFEAEWQALLAGEPGRAGAMAGLFGPLFRPSAPDGCVVVGRLAQTLDGRIATRSGHSQWIGGEGDLRHTHRLRALCHAVLVGAATVREDDPRLTTRRVEGPSPVRVVLDASRRLSADYGIFREGPPTLLVAAEDGPARHGTAEVLRVARGADGGLDLPALLRALAARGLTRIFVEGGGQTVSRFLAAGCLDRLHVTVAPMILGSGRPAFALPEVNRIEQGMRFGWNVHDIAPDVLFDIALDRRAP; encoded by the coding sequence ATGGATGGCCCCGGGTTCGAAGCGGAATGGCAGGCACTGCTGGCGGGGGAACCCGGCCGCGCGGGCGCCATGGCGGGGCTGTTCGGGCCCCTCTTCCGCCCTTCGGCGCCCGATGGCTGTGTGGTCGTGGGGCGGCTCGCGCAGACGCTGGACGGGCGCATTGCCACCCGCAGCGGCCACAGCCAATGGATCGGCGGCGAGGGCGATCTGCGCCACACCCACCGGCTGCGCGCGCTGTGCCATGCCGTGCTGGTGGGCGCGGCCACGGTGCGGGAGGATGACCCGCGCCTGACCACGCGGCGGGTGGAAGGCCCCTCGCCCGTGCGGGTGGTGCTGGACGCCTCGCGCCGGCTTTCCGCCGATTACGGCATCTTCCGCGAGGGCCCGCCCACTTTGCTGGTCGCGGCCGAGGACGGGCCGGCGCGGCACGGCACGGCCGAGGTGCTGCGCGTGGCGCGCGGCGCGGATGGCGGGCTGGACCTGCCCGCTCTGCTGCGGGCGCTGGCGGCGCGAGGGCTCACGCGCATCTTCGTGGAGGGGGGCGGGCAGACCGTCTCGCGTTTCCTGGCGGCGGGGTGCCTCGACCGGCTGCATGTGACGGTGGCGCCCATGATATTGGGCTCCGGCCGCCCGGCCTTCGCCCTGCCGGAGGTGAACCGCATCGAGCAGGGGATGCGCTTCGGCTGGAATGTGCATGACATCGCGCCCGACGTGCTGTTCGACATCGCGCTGGATCGGCGCGCGCCATGA
- the dksA gene encoding RNA polymerase-binding protein DksA → MVVTLPPDYRPSEDEEFMNALQQEYFRQKLLRWRHELLREAGVTLNSLSAGGITEADLTDRASVETDRALELRTRDRARKLISKIDQALERISNGTYGYCEETDEPIGLRRLEARPIATLSIEAQERHERMEKVHRDD, encoded by the coding sequence ATGGTCGTGACGCTGCCGCCCGACTATCGTCCTTCAGAGGACGAAGAATTCATGAACGCCCTCCAGCAGGAGTATTTTCGCCAAAAGTTATTGAGGTGGCGCCACGAGTTGCTGCGTGAGGCGGGCGTCACACTGAATTCGCTCTCCGCTGGCGGCATTACCGAGGCCGACTTGACCGACCGGGCCAGTGTCGAGACCGACCGCGCCCTGGAACTTCGCACCCGCGACCGCGCCCGCAAGCTGATCTCCAAGATAGATCAGGCGCTGGAACGGATTTCCAACGGCACCTACGGCTATTGCGAGGAAACCGACGAGCCCATCGGGCTGCGCCGCCTCGAAGCCCGCCCCATCGCCACCCTCTCCATCGAAGCGCAGGAGCGGCATGAGCGGATGGAGAAGGTCCACCGCGACGACTGA
- a CDS encoding flagellar assembly protein FliX — protein sequence MVEPIRGYGVTARRAARGPAGFRLAESEAPTHAAAIAPMAGLGVGVPPPALTPAERDATAARRGQALLQELTGLQAGLLAGQLPESALRRLAALAEGEAGHDPALRELVGGIALRARITLARLGR from the coding sequence ATGGTCGAGCCGATCCGGGGCTATGGGGTGACGGCGCGGCGTGCCGCGCGCGGGCCCGCCGGCTTTCGCCTGGCCGAGAGCGAGGCGCCCACCCATGCGGCCGCCATCGCCCCCATGGCCGGGCTCGGTGTGGGCGTGCCCCCGCCCGCCCTGACGCCCGCGGAGCGGGACGCCACCGCCGCCCGCCGTGGCCAGGCCCTGTTGCAGGAACTGACGGGGCTGCAGGCCGGGCTGCTGGCCGGGCAACTGCCCGAATCGGCCCTGCGGCGCCTCGCGGCCCTGGCGGAGGGCGAGGCCGGCCATGACCCCGCGCTGCGCGAATTGGTGGGAGGAATTGCCCTGCGCGCCCGCATCACCCTGGCCAGGCTGGGCCGCTGA
- a CDS encoding rod-binding protein — protein sequence MITPMAPTAAAQVPPRMRQAAQAFEAQVLAQLLQPAFAAAHNDKSPFGGGSAEAQWRPMLVEAFATSAARGGRGIGLADMVLAHMIRTQAQSQENRP from the coding sequence ATGATCACGCCCATGGCCCCCACCGCCGCCGCCCAGGTGCCCCCACGCATGCGGCAGGCGGCCCAGGCCTTCGAGGCCCAGGTGCTGGCCCAGCTGCTGCAACCCGCCTTCGCCGCCGCCCACAATGACAAATCCCCCTTCGGCGGCGGGTCCGCCGAGGCGCAATGGCGGCCCATGCTCGTCGAGGCCTTCGCCACTTCCGCCGCGCGCGGCGGGCGGGGCATCGGGCTCGCCGACATGGTCCTCGCCCACATGATCCGCACCCAAGCCCAGTCACAGGAGAACCGCCCATGA
- a CDS encoding GMC family oxidoreductase, with translation MDDEFDYVIVGCGAAGSLLAARLSEDSAVRVCVLEAGPKDRNPFIHIPAGFIKTLKDPSVTWQFRTAPTERTGGRPIATVQGRTLGGSSSVNGMIYNRGQPGDLDSWAQRGNRGWGYADSLPYYRRTERRLGYGEADKRGREQGIPVTDMDWINPLSEAFISACEAAGIPRNPDYNSGDQAGVGYFQRAILNGKRVSAYRAFLHGALARPNLDLRTEARANAILMEGKRAVGVTYQRKRGGPSTTVRARREVILCGGTVNTARLLQVSGIGPAPLLQSLGVEVRHELRGVGENFRDHYASRVVWRAKPGVTTLNELARGVRLGGQVARWGMGQPSILATAPSHVYVFWKSFEGLDQPDLQCVFTPGSYKEGQVYVLDDYPGVTAGAWQHRPESTGWVRATSRDVFDDPEIQPNYLKDENDRRVHLGGIRLIRRLLNRPEMAPFLETETLPGLDAQSDDELLDFAYRNGSTTYHLIGTARMGPATDPTAVVDDRLRVHGMQGLRVVDASIMPSMTSANTYATTLMIAEKASDFIRGRALESEAA, from the coding sequence ATGGACGACGAATTCGACTATGTGATCGTGGGCTGTGGCGCCGCGGGGTCGCTCCTTGCCGCGCGGCTTTCCGAGGACAGCGCCGTGCGCGTCTGCGTGCTGGAAGCCGGCCCCAAGGACCGCAATCCCTTCATCCATATCCCGGCGGGCTTCATCAAGACGCTGAAGGACCCCTCGGTCACCTGGCAGTTCCGCACGGCACCGACCGAGCGCACGGGCGGGCGTCCCATCGCCACCGTGCAGGGGCGCACGCTGGGGGGTTCCTCCTCGGTGAACGGGATGATCTACAATCGCGGCCAGCCCGGCGATCTCGATTCCTGGGCGCAGCGCGGCAATCGCGGTTGGGGCTATGCCGACAGCCTGCCCTATTACCGCCGCACCGAACGCCGCCTCGGCTATGGCGAGGCCGACAAGCGCGGGCGCGAACAGGGCATCCCCGTCACCGACATGGACTGGATCAACCCGCTCAGCGAGGCCTTCATTTCAGCCTGCGAGGCGGCGGGCATCCCGCGCAACCCCGACTACAATTCCGGTGACCAGGCGGGCGTGGGCTATTTCCAGCGCGCCATCCTGAACGGCAAGCGTGTCTCGGCCTATCGCGCCTTCCTGCACGGGGCGCTGGCGCGTCCCAACCTGGACCTGCGGACCGAGGCGCGCGCGAATGCCATCCTGATGGAGGGCAAGCGCGCGGTCGGCGTCACCTACCAGCGCAAGCGCGGCGGGCCTTCCACCACGGTGCGCGCGCGGCGCGAGGTGATCCTCTGCGGCGGCACGGTCAACACGGCGCGGCTGCTGCAGGTGAGCGGCATCGGCCCCGCGCCGCTGCTGCAATCCTTGGGCGTGGAGGTGCGGCACGAACTGCGCGGCGTGGGCGAGAATTTCCGCGACCACTACGCCTCCCGCGTGGTCTGGCGCGCCAAGCCCGGTGTCACCACGCTGAACGAACTCGCGCGGGGCGTGCGGCTGGGGGGCCAGGTGGCGCGCTGGGGCATGGGGCAGCCCAGCATCCTCGCGACCGCGCCTTCCCACGTCTATGTCTTCTGGAAGAGCTTCGAGGGGCTGGACCAGCCCGATCTGCAATGCGTCTTCACCCCCGGCAGCTACAAGGAGGGGCAGGTCTATGTGCTGGACGACTACCCCGGCGTGACCGCCGGCGCCTGGCAGCACCGCCCCGAGAGCACCGGCTGGGTGCGCGCGACCAGCCGCGACGTGTTCGACGACCCCGAGATCCAGCCCAACTACCTGAAGGATGAGAATGACCGCCGGGTGCATCTGGGCGGCATCCGCCTCATCCGCCGCCTGCTGAACCGGCCGGAGATGGCGCCCTTCCTGGAGACGGAGACGCTGCCCGGCCTCGACGCGCAATCGGATGACGAGCTGCTGGACTTCGCCTACCGCAATGGCAGCACGACCTACCACCTGATCGGCACGGCGCGGATGGGCCCGGCGACCGACCCGACGGCGGTGGTGGATGACCGGCTGCGCGTGCACGGGATGCAGGGGCTGCGGGTGGTGGACGCCTCGATCATGCCCAGCATGACCAGCGCCAACACCTATGCGACCACGCTGATGATCGCGGAGAAGGCCAGCGACTTCATCCGCGGGCGGGCGCTGGAGAGCGAGGCGGCCTAG
- a CDS encoding class II aldolase/adducin family protein, with translation MSSVKDPAAEIHVEQRRQARIDMAAAHRLAVLHDFHEAIDNHFTLMVPGRPGRFYLNAYGLHWSEVTASNLIEVAFDGTVLEGTGPADRSAICIHAPIHEATGAACVLHTHMPYCTAISQLEDMTIEMTGQSALQFHNRIAYDYDYNGFAHEHEEGARMAALMDGKPILMLANHGVVVTGNSVAQAYHRLYYLERACRTQLFSMWTGHRRRFVKEEVLEKMRVQAAWKDPTMAMSGPEYHFAALKRLLDRSDPSYAD, from the coding sequence ATGTCGAGCGTCAAGGACCCCGCGGCCGAAATCCATGTCGAGCAGCGCCGCCAGGCCCGCATCGACATGGCCGCCGCCCATCGCCTGGCCGTGCTGCATGACTTCCACGAGGCCATAGACAACCACTTCACCCTGATGGTGCCGGGCCGGCCGGGTCGGTTCTACCTCAACGCCTATGGGCTGCACTGGTCGGAGGTGACGGCCAGCAACCTGATCGAGGTGGCGTTCGACGGCACGGTGCTGGAAGGCACGGGGCCGGCCGACCGCAGCGCCATCTGCATCCATGCGCCCATCCATGAAGCCACGGGCGCGGCCTGCGTGCTGCACACCCACATGCCCTATTGCACCGCCATCTCGCAGCTGGAGGACATGACCATCGAGATGACGGGGCAGAGCGCCCTGCAGTTTCACAACCGCATCGCCTATGACTACGACTACAACGGCTTCGCCCATGAGCATGAGGAAGGGGCGCGCATGGCCGCCCTCATGGACGGCAAGCCCATCCTGATGCTGGCCAACCACGGCGTGGTGGTGACGGGAAATTCCGTCGCCCAGGCCTATCACCGCCTCTATTACCTGGAGCGCGCCTGCCGGACGCAGCTGTTCTCCATGTGGACCGGCCACCGCCGCCGCTTCGTCAAGGAGGAGGTGCTGGAGAAGATGCGCGTCCAGGCCGCCTGGAAGGACCCGACCATGGCGATGAGCGGCCCCGAATACCACTTCGCGGCGCTGAAGCGGCTGCTGGACCGCAGCGACCCGAGCTACGCGGATTGA